The genomic stretch AGAAGATTCTGTTCATTCTGTTTTGCTCGGTTGCATCCATCGGTGCATCGGCACAGACCGGAAAGGTTTCCGTCAATGCCGGATTCCTTTTTCCAAGTACGCTGAATGCCACTTTGGGTTATGAGTATCCGCTTTCATACGGAAATGCGGTCGAAGTATATGGTGAGGTCGGGAATCACTGGCAGAAGCCGGTATGTCACAATTTCTGGAAAGGATATTTCTGGGATGGAGGTATGGTTTACAAGCACCGTCTGGCACGGTACAAGAACGGCATGATGCGCCTTCGTCTGGGGTCTCAGTTTGGTGCAGTACAGAAGAAGTTCTTCTTCGGGCTGGAGGCCGGATTTGAATACAGCTATGTGTTCCGCAGCGGACTGGAGTTTTCAATAATCCAGAAGAACAATGTGAACTTCCTGCATGGGGATACCTTTCGCAACGGTCTGCTGCTGGGTATAAAGATTCCTTTCTGACAATATAAATCTTACGGCGTATGGCATTTGAGGAGACAAGGGAACAGCAGCAGATGTACAACTACTTCAGGAGCTGCATCTATATCTTTCTGATTATTGAAATCATCATGAACCTGCCTGTTACGGCAGACAACAGGGTTACTCAGTTCGTACTCGACCTGCTGGCACGGTTCAGGGTATTCAATTCCGTATCGGGATGCAAGGTGACCGAACTGATATGCATCTGTATTGTCTGTATCGGCACAAAGGCTGAAAAGTCCCTGAAGTTCAATGTAAGGACAATGGTCATCTATCCGGTACTGGCCGGTCTGACACTTGTAGGACTTTGTTTTGTATTCCATGGCATGAGTTTTGGATTCAACTGGATGGGATTTCCTGCCAACCGTCTTCTGTATGCGGTATGTTCGGTGGTGGGTACCATGCTGGTGCATCAGGGACTGGACGGCATAGCCAAGTATTACAACTATAAGGTTGGTGAGGACCGTTTCAACTTTGAGAACGAATCGTTCCAGCAGTCGGAAACGCTGGTCAGCAATGATTACTCAGTGAACATTCCGATGATATACTACTGGAAAAAGAAGATGCACAAAGGATGGATCAATATCATCAATCCGTTCCGTGGTACGATTGTACTGGGTACGCCGGGTTCGGGTAAGTCTTTCGGTATCATTGACCCGTTCATCAGGCAGCACTCTGCAAAGGGCTTTGCCATGATGGTATATGACTTCAAGTTTCCGACACTTGCACAGACGCTTTTCTATCAGTACTGCAAGAACAGGAAAGTCGGTAAACTGCCTCAGAACTGCGGATTCCGTATAGTAAATTTTACCGATGTGGAATACTCCAACCGTATCAATCCGATTCAGCGGAAATATATCCCGGATCTGGCTGCCGCTTCTGAAACGGCGGCTACTCTTTTGGCCTCACTCAACAAGGGAGGTGGAGAGAAGAAGGGCGGTTCGGAAGCTTTCTTTACCAACTCTGCGGAAAACTTCCTGGCTGCCATCATATATTTCTTTGTGAACTTCCATCCGGTCGGGTTCAGGAACGGGAAGAAGCTTAGACGCTTCATATCACTGGAGGGAAAGAAGCTGGAGATTGTCATACGCAACTGGGATGACTTCAATGCCATCGACAAGGACGGCAATGTGGTGCTTGATTTCGTGGATGAGAACGGCAATGACGTATCGACTGACGAGGACCGTATGTTTGTTGACCTGAACGGATACAGCTATAAGGACAGGACCAGCAGGAAGATTCTGATTCAAAGGTGCTGGTATGAGGATGAGCATGGCAATGAGGTGGAACCGGATACCGTAACCGGAGAGTTCTCGGATATGCCGCATGTGCTTTCATTTCTTGGAAGACCATACGACCAGGTATTCAATATCCTGATGCAGGATGACAGGATTGCTTCACTGATGGCTCCGTTCAAGAGTGCTTACGAAAACAAGGCGAATGACCAGCTGGAAGGTATGGTCGGTACGCTACGTGTGAATGCTGCACGCCTTGTATCTCCGGAAGCATACTGGGTATTCACCGGGGATGATTTCGACCTGAAGATTTCTGACAGGGTAAATCCGAGTTATCTTGTAATTGCCAATGACCCGGAAAAGGAACAGGTTATCGGCTCGCTCAATGCCCTGGTACTGAACCGACTGATTACAAGGGTAAACTCAAAGGGCAATATACCGGTGAGCATCATCGTGGACGAGCTTCCGACACTGTACTTTCACAAGATAGACCGTCTTATCGGTACGGCTCGTTCCAACAAGGTTGCCGTAACTTTAGGTTTCCAGGAGCTTCCACAGCTGGAAGCTGACTACGGTAAGGTCGGTATGCAGAAGATTATCACCACCTGCGGTAATATCTTCATGGGTGCGGCACGTAACAAGGAGACGCTGGAGTGGGCACAGAATGATGTATTCGGAAAGGCAAAGCAGACTTCACGCTCCATTTCCATCAATGACCACAAGGTATCAACCACAATATCTGAGAAGATGGACTTTCTGGTTCCCGCAGCCAAGATTGCGGATATGGCTACCGGCTGGCTGGCCGGGCAGGCTGCACGTGACTTTACGGCTACTGATGACAGTATGCTTGACCATTTTGACATCGAGCAGTCGGAAGAGTTCAAGACTACCAAGTATTTCTGCAAGACACACTTTGATATGAAAAAGATTAAGGACGAGGAAAAACACTATGTGGCTCTACCCAAAATCTATGAGTTCAAGAACGACAAAGAGAAGGAAATCCTGCTCAACCGTAACTTCAAGCGTGTGAACCAGGAAGTGGAGGATATGGTAAAGGAACTTCTCGGTATCAGTTAAATATTTAATTTATGAATATGACCTTAAAACCGGCATTCGGACTTAGCGGCAGTGCCCTGAAAGTCATTGCCATGATTTCCATGGTGATAGACCATATTGCTCTCTATCTGTTGGAGCACGGTACCGTATTATACGAAACGATGCGCTGTATCGGGCGCATCGCTTTTCCTGTGTTTGCCTTCCTGATAGCAGAAGGATTTATCCATACAAGAAGCAGGTACAGGTATTTCTTTACTCTGCTGGGCTTTGCCGTAATCAGTGAAATACCCTGGTATCTGCTGAATGGTGCTGACGGGACATATAATGTGATGTTTACACTGGCTTTGGGCCTGGCCACACTCATGGTTCTTGAAAATCTTCTGCAACGTAGTCTGGTACTGGGATTTCTTTGGACACTTGGCATGGCCGGACTCGCTTCATGGCTTGGAGTGGATTATGAGTGGAGAGGGATTCTGATAATTGTTGCCTCTTATCTTTTTAATGGATATGGTCACTCTTTCACATATAGCAGAGATATGCAATTTTTTTGCACATTTGCTTTGGTGATACACTATGGGGTTATTGGTGCTGTAATGGCCTGCATGATTCTTTATGTATATAATGGAACAAGAGGATTTGTGCAGGGAAGCATAGCTAAATATGGTTTCTATGCTTTTTACCCTGTACATCTATTATTTATATCAATGAATTGAAACAATCATTTATGCAGCTTTATAAAATTCATTTCTTAAATTTTCATATGTTACAGAAATATCATTACTTGCTTCTATAACAGAATCTACTATGTCACTTGAATTACCTTTTGGTATTATTCTACGTTCTGCCAATTCTTTAAGAAATTTAGTAGTAGTTCGTAATAAGTATAAAAGGTCATCAGGTATTTCTTTAATATTGTTATAATATTTTACAGAAATTATGTTTAGGATGTTTTCAATAGTTGGAATAAACTTTGAATTAATATCTGTGTATATATTAGCAATATTATTTAAAGCTATTGAAAGATTTTTAATTTTTTGATTGTCACTATTCATCTTTTCAAATACTAATCTTGATTGTTTTTGTATTTGAGAAAATTTTTCTTCTAATTGTTTTATTTTCTTTTTCACAAGAATTGGCGTTAATATATAAGGGAATACTGGTATCATAGGAATATATTCCAATATTTGTGCATATTGGTCATTCTGTATTAATTGGAATTCTTTATTTATATAACTGAATTCCTCATTCATTTTGAATATTCTATAATCTATAAACTCCATAGGGTAATCACCAAGCTGACTATCTATACCAAGTTCACATAGTTTGTTTACCACTTTCTGAAGTATATAGTCTTTCATAATAGGTTTACGTTTATTTATTATATCTATTTGTGCCTGGACATCACAGATATACTTTTCATGGCTCTCAACATAATTTATATATTCTTTTTTAGCTGTTTTGATATATTCTGTTATGTTTTTTCTTATCTTCGCAAGTTTCTTTCCAGGGAAAATAAAATCAGAAATAATATCCCATACTACATCTAAAATTGCATTAGGTATATTGGGGACACAATTAATATAGCGAGCCCCCGGATACATAGAAGCTAGAATCCAATTTTGCGTTTGAATAGACTTTGAAAGAAAATCCTTATCCTTCTTAAGGTCATTCACATTATTACCATACTTCATTATTAGTTTTACATTATCATTATTTAAGATAATCGTTGAAGCATATGATGACGATACGGTATATTTAATAATGTTTCTAATTTCTGAATCTATTGTTTTCATTACATATCCCAATTTATAGTTCCTTTTTTTCTTTGCTCGTTAAACTCATAAAAATTATTGTAACCCAAGTCTATCTTTAAAAATCTTGCTAAGGCTAAAGTTTCTTTGCTTGCTGTTGAATAATCTGAGTTTTCAATTGCTTCTGAAAATCTGTTTAAAATCTGACGTGATTCAAGACTGTATTGTCTCATTTTTTCAATAACGATTTCATTCATGTTATTTGTGGCTTGCTGAATATCATTAATTCTTTCATCAAATAATTCTTTTATTCTTGTATTTCTTTTTTCTGCTTTTACATTAAAAACATCAGCTTTATCTAAAAGATAAAATACCAGCATCGAAGCTAACCCAGAAAGCAACGTTGATATAGATCCTCGTAAACTTTCGGGTATGACAGGTAATTTTTCGAGCATAGAATCAATCCAAATACCACAAAATGCTGCTGCGCTGGCTCCAAAAATTTTAAGTATAGCATCACCTTTTTCTGCCGGTGTAGATTTATTGGCATTTTCTCCAAATAGTACGCTGTAAGATTGCATCATAATCTTAATTCCCTCCTTAATTATTCTAAAAGCATGTTTGAAAATACCAACAAACATTCCTAAAATTCCTTCAAGAATAGCAGAAATAAGATTCTTCAAATTATCCATTATGGAAGAGAATGCATTACCGAGATCTGAAATCTGGTTCCATACATACTCTTTAACTCGACCAAACCGAATAGAGAATGCATCTTTATAGGTGTAAGCATTTACGCCTTCTATAAAACCATTTAGTATGGAATCTTTCATTTCAAAATAAAGAGGTTTTATCATAAAAAGAATAGCAGATCCCATTGCGTACATCATAGTTTGATTACCTGCATTTGCTAAGTTCTCCTTATGAATTTCATAAGCTTTCCCATGTGCCAGTTCCTTGTCTAATGTTTCTCTCTCATCTTTAGTTAATTTACGCCCTAATTCTTTTTCTTTCTGCTGGTATGATTCCTTCCGTTTATCTCTATCAGCTTGTCCCTGCCCCAATAGATTCTTAATAACTGTTTTATTTATACCATTTTCCAAGGCCTGTTTTGCTTCCTGTTCCATTCTAATCATATTAGCCTTCTGCTCTGGTGTTAATTCAATATAATCTTTTCCTTGGGATTTTAGTATTTCTTGTTGCTCAATAAATTTGCTGTTGGACATGTCTCTTTTAGGATTATTGATTCTTCGTCCTGTAATAGCCAAATTATCCTCTGAATTTGCAATTCGTTTTATATCACCATCACTGAGACCGGCATTATTTTGGAGTTGATCAAAAATCTGCTTTAATGGTACAATATGGTCAGTTTCTGCATTATACAAATTATTGGGATCATTCCTCCTCAAATCAGGGTTATTCTTTTTAGCAGTAATATTTTTTTCACCTGTATATTCATCCGTTAAATTTTTAACAGTTCCAGCATCTTCAACTCTTTTCTTCTTGTAGCGCCCCATTTCGCTAGGATTTTCGTATATCGTTCGATTATAGTTAGGGCGATTATTAATACCCCATTTTTTGTTGATATTTTCCTGGTTGTAATTTTCAACAAAAGTATCTGGCAATAGATATATTGCTTGTCCGTCATAATTAAAAGTACGACATTCCAACATCACACGGTTTGCGTTCAAACCTAGTTTACGTGTAAATCCTTTAAAAATCGGTAGCATTAATAAAGAGTCAACAATTGATGTCATTACAGGAGTAACCACATTGTTAATCATGTCTTCTTTTTGAAAATCCTTATTGATTCGTTCAAGCATATCCTGCGCAGATTCACAGTCATATTGTTCTAACTGCATTAAAAGGAATGGTACCTCTAATGGAGAAGCTTCATTTATTTTTTTTTGAAATTGCTCTATATCTAAACTCATAATAATCAAATTTGTATTCCTTTTACAAAGTTATTTATATCGATCAGAACAGCAAATTCTTTTGACTTATTTCAAAGGCTTTTTAGTATACAATATATGGCTTTTTTATACATAGGATTTTCTGCATACCCAATTTCTTCAAGCCAAAGCAGATAGTTACCCCCTTTATACTTGTATTGCACTTTAGTATAATAAGCCTGGACACTTTCCGTCCAATGATTGAATTCATAGTATTTCCCTGTACGTGGATTGGTAAGTCCGAAAAGATTGTGTTTGTTCCGGCATACTGAAGAATGGAACCATCCGGTTTCCAGTATAGCCTGAGCCAATACGATTTTAGGATATAGGATTCCGTTTCTTATGATTTCTTTATAAAGGTTGGGGATGGTAAGTTCAGGAAAATGATTTTCTGATTTAGTAATATCATCTGTTTTCTTTTGCAGTTCTGTTTTTAGGGATGCTTTCTTGTCACTATTCCGGCTAATATTTTCCAATTTTTTCTTATTGTCCGGTCCGACAATCAGGGTATCCTTTACCATCATCTTATTCTTTTTGCCTTCTGTAACATCCTTTCCAGCATGGTTATAAGCCTCTTTTTGTCTTTCTGTTGGCAGAATTTCCGAATCTCTGGTTATCGTATAGAACTGTGCCGATACGCTTACCGGCAGCAGCATTAACAGCAGTGAAATCAGAATAGTGTTGTGCATTTCTTTTTCAGGAGATTGCCGTGAATACATTTGTGGCATTCAGGCGATTAGAACCGCAAATATAACAGCTTAATTACAGTAATATGGAAATGCACAACAGAAATCAGTCCGGTTTGTTGCCATACGAAAAACTGGCAATACTGGGTATCGACCGTGAAAAGGCGGATAGTTTACCCATGGAAGTGAAGGAGAAGCTGATGGCAGGTGAAGTGACTCCCATCATGCAGGTATCCATCAACGCCAGGAACGGCAGCATCATCACCATGCCGATGAAGCTACAGATGACTACAGACAAAAACGGTGCTCCGGCTCTTATTGCCTATCCGGTACGTGCCGAACTGGACCGGGAACGCAACAAGGTTCTCAATCTCACTCAGCAGGAGGCTGAACGCCTGGCCAGAGGTGAGGTAATTCAGAAGGCGATCAATGTGAACGGTGAAAAGACTCAGCAGTATCTGCAGCTTGATCCCGAAACGAAATCCGTCATTCACAAGCGTGTCACTGACATCAAGCTGGAGCAGCGTCTGAAGGACATGGAGAAGGTAAACGACATTGAACTGGGTATGCAGCAGAAGCAGCAGGTACGGGAGGGAAAACCTGTTGAACTGAATGTGGGCGGCGAGAAGGTTTCAGTCGGCATTGACCTGAAGGAGCAACAGGGATTCAAGCTTATCAAGGGTGACATGAAGGAATGGGAAAGACAGCAGAAGCTCCGCTATGACGAGATTCATCCTGAATATCTTGGTCTTGTCATGACTGACAAGAACCGTTGGGAGTATCAGAAGGTGGTGGACAAACAGTCCGTTGAGCGTGCCATTTCACTCTCTCCATCCTGGAAGGAAACAAAAGCAAACAGCCTTAAACTCTAATACTGATTCTTATGGCCCCAAAGACAGATTCAGATAATGATAACGGTATCATCCGGCAGTTCAACGAACTGAAGAAGAAGCATCCGGATGCCATGCTACTGTTCAGACGGAACAGTTTCTATGAACTCTATAAGCAGGATGCCGTAAAGGCTGCCGCAGTGCTTGCCATCGAAATTGCAGATAGGATTCTGCCTGATTACAAGAAACCGGTAAAGGTTGCATCATTCCCTCAATCAGCACTGGACATTTATCTGCCCAGACTAATACGTTCTGGAATAAGGGTTGCAATCTGTGATGCCTTGGACAATCCTTTGAAGAAGAAGGCCAGACAGGACAAGGCTGAAAATAATGACAGAACCATTCAAAACAATACAGATATGGGAAAGAAGAAAAAGGAACAGGGTGCGCAGGAAGTTCCTGACAGAACAGTGGAGAACACTGTCGATGTAAAACCTGCAAGGGAAAAGAAGTCGAAGGCCAAAGCTGAGACCGGGACGGATAATGAGGTAAAGACCGAAAAGAAGGACGAACAGAAAACGGAGACAGCCCAGGAACGCAAGCCCCGTGAGCCGCAGATGGTGACGGCCAACGGTCAAAAGGTTACTCATGGTCATGCCTACCAGAGTGCCACCAATCCTGCCGACTGGTACTTTACCGCAAAGATTGACGGACAGCAGCTCAAACCCCAGAAGATGGAAGCAGCCGACCTTGCGGCCTATCAGAACAAGGAAATGACGGTGCCGCAGCTGATGGAACGCTACTATCCGACAAAGCTGATGCCGAAGGTATCTGAGGAAGCCTTCCGTATGCCAATGGAGATTGCAGGACCAGACGGTTCTATAACCGTAAACAAGTTTAATGTCTATAAGGAGAAGGACGAGCAGCGTCCTGACTTTGGGAAATACAAGTTCTATGTTCAGGTTGGAGATACGAACATGTCAGCCGTGGCTTCACGCCAGGACCTGAATGCCTACTTTGACAGGGTGGCCACTCCAAACCAGCTTATTGAAAAGAACTTCGGGGAACGTCTGCATCTGAAATCCGCATACGAGAAGTATCAGCTTCCTGAAGGTGTTGACCCCAAGGGTGTACGTGTAGCCAAGGACAGGAATGACAACAAGTGGAAGGTATCGGTTGACCTCGGAGAGAAAGGACAGACTTCCCGGCATGAAATCTCCTTCGATGACGGCTATTCGCTTTTCAAGACCAAGACGGCCACAAGGGAACAGATTGCAGCCAAATATCTGAATACGGAGATAACCGGTATGCTTGCCGCCAATACCGCAAAGGTGGAGAAAACGGCTTCTATGAAAATGTAACATAATCAGAAAACTAAAATACAAGTTATATGTCAGCTAAAAAGAATCATGAGGAGCTTGTGGAGCTTCTGCAGGAGGGCAAAATCGGTTTCCTCCGCTTTGTTATGGACAGTGAGAATGCAGATGATTATCTGGAATGGTGCCGTTCACACGGTACAGACCCTTCGGATGAATCGGCTGAGTTCTATGTGGAACAGACGGACATCGAGCAGATGGACCGTCAGGTAATGGATGACGACAGCTATGGCATTTGGAACTGACTCTCAGGGAAACAGCGGACAGGCGGCCATAGACCGCTTCGCTGCAATGATGATTGAGCGTATGCAGCAGATGAAGGATACCGGATGGAAACAGGGATGGATTGGCGGCGCATCAGGTTATGCCGGACTGCCGCAGAATGTGGGTGGCCGCAACTATTCCGGTTCAAATTCCTTCTTTCTTCAGATGCATACCGCAGCCATGAACTACCAGCTTCCGGTATATCTGACCTTCAAGCAGG from Phocaeicola dorei encodes the following:
- a CDS encoding type IV secretory system conjugative DNA transfer family protein, yielding MAFEETREQQQMYNYFRSCIYIFLIIEIIMNLPVTADNRVTQFVLDLLARFRVFNSVSGCKVTELICICIVCIGTKAEKSLKFNVRTMVIYPVLAGLTLVGLCFVFHGMSFGFNWMGFPANRLLYAVCSVVGTMLVHQGLDGIAKYYNYKVGEDRFNFENESFQQSETLVSNDYSVNIPMIYYWKKKMHKGWINIINPFRGTIVLGTPGSGKSFGIIDPFIRQHSAKGFAMMVYDFKFPTLAQTLFYQYCKNRKVGKLPQNCGFRIVNFTDVEYSNRINPIQRKYIPDLAAASETAATLLASLNKGGGEKKGGSEAFFTNSAENFLAAIIYFFVNFHPVGFRNGKKLRRFISLEGKKLEIVIRNWDDFNAIDKDGNVVLDFVDENGNDVSTDEDRMFVDLNGYSYKDRTSRKILIQRCWYEDEHGNEVEPDTVTGEFSDMPHVLSFLGRPYDQVFNILMQDDRIASLMAPFKSAYENKANDQLEGMVGTLRVNAARLVSPEAYWVFTGDDFDLKISDRVNPSYLVIANDPEKEQVIGSLNALVLNRLITRVNSKGNIPVSIIVDELPTLYFHKIDRLIGTARSNKVAVTLGFQELPQLEADYGKVGMQKIITTCGNIFMGAARNKETLEWAQNDVFGKAKQTSRSISINDHKVSTTISEKMDFLVPAAKIADMATGWLAGQAARDFTATDDSMLDHFDIEQSEEFKTTKYFCKTHFDMKKIKDEEKHYVALPKIYEFKNDKEKEILLNRNFKRVNQEVEDMVKELLGIS
- a CDS encoding TraX family protein, translating into MNMTLKPAFGLSGSALKVIAMISMVIDHIALYLLEHGTVLYETMRCIGRIAFPVFAFLIAEGFIHTRSRYRYFFTLLGFAVISEIPWYLLNGADGTYNVMFTLALGLATLMVLENLLQRSLVLGFLWTLGMAGLASWLGVDYEWRGILIIVASYLFNGYGHSFTYSRDMQFFCTFALVIHYGVIGAVMACMILYVYNGTRGFVQGSIAKYGFYAFYPVHLLFISMN
- a CDS encoding glucosaminidase domain-containing protein, whose product is MHNTILISLLLMLLPVSVSAQFYTITRDSEILPTERQKEAYNHAGKDVTEGKKNKMMVKDTLIVGPDNKKKLENISRNSDKKASLKTELQKKTDDITKSENHFPELTIPNLYKEIIRNGILYPKIVLAQAILETGWFHSSVCRNKHNLFGLTNPRTGKYYEFNHWTESVQAYYTKVQYKYKGGNYLLWLEEIGYAENPMYKKAIYCILKSL
- a CDS encoding DUF4099 domain-containing protein, producing MEMHNRNQSGLLPYEKLAILGIDREKADSLPMEVKEKLMAGEVTPIMQVSINARNGSIITMPMKLQMTTDKNGAPALIAYPVRAELDRERNKVLNLTQQEAERLARGEVIQKAINVNGEKTQQYLQLDPETKSVIHKRVTDIKLEQRLKDMEKVNDIELGMQQKQQVREGKPVELNVGGEKVSVGIDLKEQQGFKLIKGDMKEWERQQKLRYDEIHPEYLGLVMTDKNRWEYQKVVDKQSVERAISLSPSWKETKANSLKL
- a CDS encoding DNA mismatch repair protein MutS, with the protein product MAPKTDSDNDNGIIRQFNELKKKHPDAMLLFRRNSFYELYKQDAVKAAAVLAIEIADRILPDYKKPVKVASFPQSALDIYLPRLIRSGIRVAICDALDNPLKKKARQDKAENNDRTIQNNTDMGKKKKEQGAQEVPDRTVENTVDVKPAREKKSKAKAETGTDNEVKTEKKDEQKTETAQERKPREPQMVTANGQKVTHGHAYQSATNPADWYFTAKIDGQQLKPQKMEAADLAAYQNKEMTVPQLMERYYPTKLMPKVSEEAFRMPMEIAGPDGSITVNKFNVYKEKDEQRPDFGKYKFYVQVGDTNMSAVASRQDLNAYFDRVATPNQLIEKNFGERLHLKSAYEKYQLPEGVDPKGVRVAKDRNDNKWKVSVDLGEKGQTSRHEISFDDGYSLFKTKTATREQIAAKYLNTEITGMLAANTAKVEKTASMKM